One Trichormus variabilis 0441 genomic window, GCTGGGACTAAAAGATTAACTAGACTAAATATTCTATCTCTGCTTTTATTGTGCTTTTTTTGATAAGAATTTCATACAATTTATGTAATTTCCCTGTTGGCATAAGTTTTGTATCGGCTGAAATTTAGAGTCAGCGATCGCCTACCAAGGAAAATGGATTTTCATAATAATTATTTGCCAGTTTGTTTGTATAGTTCCTGTATAATTTTTTGCTCAGTGCTATAGAGGAAAACTTGGGCAGTATATCTAAAAAAAATATATTTTTTCCTTGTTTTAACCTTTCGTTAACCTTAATACCTATCTATAAGGGGTAGCGTAGAAGCGCCCATCTGAAAATTTCCTCAAACAGACAGCGATGCTCTCATATATCAAGAGAATTAAAAATAACCGCATTCCAGTATCAATTACCGTATTAACACTGGCGATGAGTTTAGCTGCTTGTGGTGGGCAGCAAGGCTCAGACAATACTGCAACTCAAGATGGTTCATCTGGTACAGCTAAAGATGCTACAGCTTCCAGCCCAGTAAAATTGGATCTTGGTGGCAATGTCACATTAACTGGAGCTGGTGCATCGTTTCCTGCACCGTTATATCAAAGTTGGTTCACGGAATTAAACAAAAAGTACCCCAATTTACAAGTTAACTATCAGTCAGTAGGTAGCGGCGCTGGAGTTGAACAATTTATCCAAGGTACGGTAGATTTCGGTGCTAGTGACGTAGCCATGAAGGATGAAGAAATCCAAAAAGTACCGCAAGACAAAGGTACTTTATTACTACCAATGACTGCTGGTAGTATTGTCTTGGCTTATAATCTCCCTGATGTTGCTGACCTGAAACTACCAAGGGCAGTTTACACAGACATTTTGCTAGGTAATATTAAAACTTGGAACGACAAAAAAATTGCTGATGCCAACCCTGGTGTAAATCTTCCTAATCAGCCAATTACAGTTGTATATCGTTCCGATGGTAGTGGAACTACAGGGGTATTTACTAAACACCTCAGTGCCATCAATCCAGATTGGAAAAGCAAAGTAGGCGATGGTAAAACTGTCAATTGGCCTGTGGGTGTTGGTGCGAAGGGAAATGAAGGTGTAACAGCTCAAGTCCAACAAACCCAAGGCTCTATTGGTTACATAGAATATGGCTACGCCAAACAAAACGGACTCAAGTTTGCGGCGTTAGAAAATAAAGATGGTAAATTTGTGATACCCACAGAAGAATCAGCATCTAAAACTTTAGAAGCTGTCACCTTACCAACAGACCTCCGCGCTTTTATTGCAGACCCAGAAGGTGCAGAATCTTATCCTATAGTCACCTACACTTGGATTATGACTTATAAAAAATATGCTGATCCAGTGAAAGCGAAAGCAGTGGAAGCCGCAATTGAGTATGGTTTAACAGAAGGGCAAAAGGTCGCCGCAGAACTGGGGTATGTTCCCCTACCTCAAAATGTGGTGGCAAAGGTAGCGGCTGTGGCTGACCAAATTAGTCCAGATTATAAAATTGCAGTAAGTGGCAACACAAGCGCTAGCAAGTAATCAATCCAAAAATTGATTGACTAATCAAATCACTTGGTCACCGTACAAGCTTAATGTTGATTAGGTTATGTGGCTGGTTTTGAGATTTTAGTACAGCCACAAGTTAATAAATCTACTTGCTTCTCACATTTTCCTCTGATTTAATCTTGAAAGTCAGTATTCATGGCTACAAACTCTCAAAATCTGCCATCAGCTATTAAAAGTCGCTCTGAAGCAGACAGATCCCTAGATCGAGGCTTTATTTGGCTGACTCGGATTTTTGCTTTGGCGATCGCTGGTACTCTGTTATGGATAGCTCTACAAGTCACTATTGCTGCTTGGCCGGCTATCAAGGAATTTGGTATTGGCTTTTTAGCCAAAAGTACTTGGAACCCTGTTAATAACGATTATGGGGTATTACCCCAAGTTTACGGAACGATCATTAGTTCCTTTATTGGTTTATTAATAGCTGTACCTATAGGAGTGGGAACGGCTGTTTTATTAAGTGAAGATTTTCTGCCAGTCAAAGTACGTACTGTACTAGTGTTTTTAGTAGAGTTGCTGGCAGCTATTCCCAGCGTTGTCTATGGAGTATGGGGTATTTTTGTCTTAGTACCAATCACAACTAATATAGGCAGATGGCTCCATAGTTCTTTGGGTTGGTTGCCCTTGTTTAGCACCCCTCCCACAGGCCCAGGAATGTTACCCGCAGGAATAATCCTGGCAATTATGACTCTGCCAATTATTACAGCCATCTCCCGTGATGCCTTAATTTCTGTACCTCCAAGTTTACGCCAAGCATCGTTAGGACTGGGCGCAACACGCTGGGAAACCATTTTTCAAATTCTGATTCCATCGGCTTTTTCTGGCATTGTTAGTGCTGTCATGCTAGCACTAGGACGGGCGATGGGAGAAACAATGGCTGTCACAATGCTGATTGGTAACTCCAACAATATTAGCCTTTCATTATTAGCACCAGCCAATACAATTTCTTCTCTACTTGCCAACCAATTCTCAGAAGCAAGTGGCTTGCAAGTCGCGGCTTTGATGTATGCTGCTTTAGTTTTATTTGTTTTGACTTTAGCAGTGAATATCTTGGCCGAATTTATAGTCCTCCGAGTCAAGCGAATTTAGCTTAGTGGTGAGTTGAATTTATGAATGCTGATTTTCCTGAAAGGAGTTTAACTCGCGCCCCCATGTCTGGACGGACGCTGTTTAATACGATGATGACAGGAGTAGCATTCCTGTGTGGAGCATTAGCTCTGTTGCCGCTATTGGCAGTACTATCTTATGTCATCATTAAAGGTTTTAGTAGTCTCAATCTAAGTATATTTACAGAATTGCCGCCCGCACCTCTAAGACAGGGAGGAGGTTTTGGTAATGCCATTTTGGGTACACTATTAATGGTAGGAATTGGTGCATTAATTAGTATTCCATTAGGTGTAATAGCGGCAATTTATTTAACAGAGTTTAGCTCTGGTAAACTAGCCAGATGGATTAGGTTTGCTACTAATGTCCTGAGCGGAGTTCCTTCTATTATTGCTGGTGTATTTGCTTATGGGATTATAGTTCTGACATTGGTAAAGCTGAATTTAGGTTCTTATTCAGCTATTGGCGGGGGATTTGCATTAGCAATCTTAATGCTGCCAATTATTGTGAGAACTACTGACGAAGCTTTACAGCTAGTTTCGCAAGATTTGCGCCAAGCATCTGTAGGTTTGGGAGCTACTAATTTTCAAACAGTAACACAAGTTGTCTTGCCAGCTGCTTTACCGGCAATTGTCACAGGATCAACATTGGCGATCGCCCGTGCTGCTGGAGAAACTGCACCTTTATTGTTTACTGCCTTATTTTCACCATTCTGGCCTAATAGCTTATTTAAACCCACAGCTTCGCTGGCTGTTTTGGTTTACAACTTTGCCATTTCTCCGTTTAAAAATTGGCAGTCACTAGCCTGGGCTGCATCTTTGATTTTGGTGTTGATGGTTCTCATCACCAGTATCATTGCTCGCTGGGCAACTCGTCAAAAAGCTTAGGAAGTAATCTCTTAATAGCTTAATCAACGTTATCTGCCATCCTTAACACTTACACTAGACCATTTATGGCTACAAATACTAGCACCCTCAATAGCACAGAAACCGTCCTG contains:
- the pstA gene encoding phosphate ABC transporter permease PstA is translated as MNADFPERSLTRAPMSGRTLFNTMMTGVAFLCGALALLPLLAVLSYVIIKGFSSLNLSIFTELPPAPLRQGGGFGNAILGTLLMVGIGALISIPLGVIAAIYLTEFSSGKLARWIRFATNVLSGVPSIIAGVFAYGIIVLTLVKLNLGSYSAIGGGFALAILMLPIIVRTTDEALQLVSQDLRQASVGLGATNFQTVTQVVLPAALPAIVTGSTLAIARAAGETAPLLFTALFSPFWPNSLFKPTASLAVLVYNFAISPFKNWQSLAWAASLILVLMVLITSIIARWATRQKA
- the pstC gene encoding phosphate ABC transporter permease subunit PstC, which translates into the protein MATNSQNLPSAIKSRSEADRSLDRGFIWLTRIFALAIAGTLLWIALQVTIAAWPAIKEFGIGFLAKSTWNPVNNDYGVLPQVYGTIISSFIGLLIAVPIGVGTAVLLSEDFLPVKVRTVLVFLVELLAAIPSVVYGVWGIFVLVPITTNIGRWLHSSLGWLPLFSTPPTGPGMLPAGIILAIMTLPIITAISRDALISVPPSLRQASLGLGATRWETIFQILIPSAFSGIVSAVMLALGRAMGETMAVTMLIGNSNNISLSLLAPANTISSLLANQFSEASGLQVAALMYAALVLFVLTLAVNILAEFIVLRVKRI
- the pstS gene encoding phosphate ABC transporter substrate-binding protein PstS, with the protein product MLSYIKRIKNNRIPVSITVLTLAMSLAACGGQQGSDNTATQDGSSGTAKDATASSPVKLDLGGNVTLTGAGASFPAPLYQSWFTELNKKYPNLQVNYQSVGSGAGVEQFIQGTVDFGASDVAMKDEEIQKVPQDKGTLLLPMTAGSIVLAYNLPDVADLKLPRAVYTDILLGNIKTWNDKKIADANPGVNLPNQPITVVYRSDGSGTTGVFTKHLSAINPDWKSKVGDGKTVNWPVGVGAKGNEGVTAQVQQTQGSIGYIEYGYAKQNGLKFAALENKDGKFVIPTEESASKTLEAVTLPTDLRAFIADPEGAESYPIVTYTWIMTYKKYADPVKAKAVEAAIEYGLTEGQKVAAELGYVPLPQNVVAKVAAVADQISPDYKIAVSGNTSASK